GACGATATCAAGACTTTGGAGGAAGCAGAGCAAGTCATTCAATCACAATTGCCCGTCCTTCAACAGGTCGTAGACAAGACGATCAAGGAACGCGGATTTTCGTACAAAGCTGTAGTGGATTTTGGCGAAGTCCCTTTTCCGACGAAGCTGTATGGCTCCTATGTGTATCCTGCGGGTAATTACCGAGCAGTCCGTGTACAAATTGGAGAGGCAAAAGGTCAAAACTGGTGGTGTGTCCTGTTCCCGCCGCTCTGCTTTATTGACATGTCCAATGGCGACGCTGTAAAAGCCGAGCCAACTCCAGAGCCTGAAGAATCTGAACAAACGACAGCAGCTGTATCCGAGGAAGAGGAAGACTTCGATCGATTTGAAAGAAAGCAAGTAGCGGTCGTACCCCTAGAAGAGAACGAAGTAGGGCTACATTCCGAATCAAATAAGGTGGACGCTGAGCAAACAGAAGTAGAGGTAGACGAGTCCGTAGAGGTAGAAAAAGTAGAAGAAGTAACTGCCTCTGCTCCTGAAGTAGAAGTGAGATTTTACTTATGGGAAAAAATCGAGAGCTGGCTCTCTTAAGCTGGACATAAAAAACGACACCCGCCATACGTGCAGGTGTCGTTTTGAATTGCTACGATTACTTTTTGAACAAAGCCTCACGAACCTCAGGCTTCAACAGACCTTGGTAACGATGAGCAGGGATCGAGAATTCTGGCATTCCTGCTGCATAAGCGGCAATTTCGTATTGACCAAAATGAATGACCAGGTTGCCGTCATTAAAGGAGAAGCCTTGATCCTCTCTGATGCCTTCGAATGCATCGTAAGGGTTAAAGCCATCCGCCTCGGTCTTTGCTTTGATTTGTTGCGAAATGATTTGATTGAGAATGGTACGGTAGTCATAGCCAGGCTGGAACAGGTCAGCCAGCTTCAGCTCTTTTGCCTTGGCCTGATTATCGATGGTGTAATACGTAACATCCGTCATGCCATGTGCTCCGCCCGTATAAATGTATGTTTGTACGGAGAAAGAAACGAGTTTCCCAGCATTGTGTACCTCATAGGAGATGTCGAGTGCGTGAGGGCGTGGCTCCCATCCGTGTTTTTTCGCTTCTGCCGCATCTTCTTTGCCGGCTTTTTGTCCTTCCGCCAAGCCTGTTTGCGCTTCTTTCAGCAGAGTAGCGTTTAGTTTTGCTTCAAAAGCTTTATCCTTCATCCCGCTAATCACTGGGATGGATACTTTACCTTGAAATTCTTTCGTATCGACCGTAATGGTTTTTGGTGTGAACACGACACTGTTAGCTTGTGGCTTTGGCGCTTGTACAGCA
This genomic stretch from Brevibacillus sp. DP1.3A harbors:
- the spoIIR gene encoding stage II sporulation protein R, giving the protein MKRMLLMAFSLFMLMMSWEGQLTSANVLDNGPIPQESVRLRIIANSDSVQDQWLKREVRDAIIAQMNTWADDIKTLEEAEQVIQSQLPVLQQVVDKTIKERGFSYKAVVDFGEVPFPTKLYGSYVYPAGNYRAVRVQIGEAKGQNWWCVLFPPLCFIDMSNGDAVKAEPTPEPEESEQTTAAVSEEEEDFDRFERKQVAVVPLEENEVGLHSESNKVDAEQTEVEVDESVEVEKVEEVTASAPEVEVRFYLWEKIESWLS
- a CDS encoding DUF3298 and DUF4163 domain-containing protein, whose translation is MSSFKSLASSLLGTAVLVTAVAAPVFAAPASPASPAASTKPAVQAPKPQANSVVFTPKTITVDTKEFQGKVSIPVISGMKDKAFEAKLNATLLKEAQTGLAEGQKAGKEDAAEAKKHGWEPRPHALDISYEVHNAGKLVSFSVQTYIYTGGAHGMTDVTYYTIDNQAKAKELKLADLFQPGYDYRTILNQIISQQIKAKTEADGFNPYDAFEGIREDQGFSFNDGNLVIHFGQYEIAAYAAGMPEFSIPAHRYQGLLKPEVREALFKK